GTTCAAAATTCATCCGGTTAGTTATGATATAGAATTCTAGAATCTACCACGGAGCAGATTCAATTGTTGGgttatttttcagatttttaaagtAGTCACATATTTATGCAGGTCAAAGTATGAGCTTCAAGATTTTCTGAAACCTAGCTTGCGAATTAACTCGGGTCCTTCTAGAAAGAACACTCTCCAGAGCACTCTCCAATCAAATAGTTTTTCTAGAAAGATTATCGATAGTTTCCGTTCAAATTCTTCACAGAAATCGGTAAATATTGTCACACCTTATGTCTGCCTTTCAATTATGTAGTTTGAGTATTAAAGTAAAAGTTGATATACTTTTGGGAGGGTGGAATATAACTTTGTTCCATACTTGACATGTGCAGCAGGAAGGCATGGTAGAATTTATTGGTTTATTGAAGGTAAAGGTGATTAGAGGCACAAATTTAGCTATTCGAGATATGATGACAAGCGATCCTTATGTCATCCTGACTCTTGGGCAGCAGGTTAATAAttctttcacttttctttttttccttggtACTGAAACTTCAGAATCTGCGTGACATGCAGAACCATGTAGAATTTATGAGATCCCTTTACTTCCTATCTCCTGGTTACTTTCTGTTTCCATGTCAAAGTCAAACATCCAAAATATCCCCAGGagagagattagagagagaaaaacagGGTTTGAAGGGACGAAAAGGGGGGAtgggggagagggagagagttcaTCTTTACTTGGTTTTTGCATATAACAAGGAACATGGGAGTAAAACTTTCAAAGAACAAGGTTGTTGACACATGCTAACGGGCTAGATTTGATTAAACGTATTAGACCATTTATGGATTGCGAACCAATATGTTAATAATAAcataatttcaatttcaattcacTTGAGACTGACATTTCTTTATTTGATATAATGTAGACTCTTCGGACGACTGTAATAAAGAGTAACTTGAATCCTGTCTGGAATGAGGAACTCATGCTGTCTGTACCTGAGCAATTTGGACCTTTGCAGTTGGTACGTATATCTATGCCTCTTTTCCTCTTCATCTTTGCACATAATTCATTTGTTATTCGATAAGAGATTATTATTATACTCGATAGATAAGGAAAcaccccctttttttttttttttttatggaaaactaatgaaaagggcttttgagttttaatcaaaaagacaaaaaggtgttgtaagtgaatagtatcaggagtgAATTTTTggagtaaaaatgtcattttcgttaaaagtgaacagtaccgttaaaactttcttttttttttaatcacatttTGACGCCCATTTTGTAGGGCCTACTTCGTAATGTATTTAtacggttcggatcgttgaaatacattacgaagtggACCCTATAAAGTGGGTGtcaaaatgtgtgtcaaaaaGCGTGTGCCCACCCATCCTAACCCTAATATGAAGTGGGCCATACTCACCAGAAGCAGTCACGTTAGCCTCCGGCTATTCGTATGTTaaatgtcataacaaaatttgttttgatgatAAGGAAAACTTTGATGATGCAATTTGACTGCTTCCGAAAGGTTTTACCTTTTATCCTTTTTCACTTGTAGATTATGGTATACATGGATAGCAGATTAGCCTGTCTCTGGTCTAATCAGAAGCCTTTATGTATTACTTGGGAAGTATGTTATCGAATCGTTCTGCTTGTCACATTGCAGCAGGTGTTTGATTATGACACGTTCTCGGCTGATGACATAATGGGAGAAGCAGAGGTTGATCTTCAGCCTTTGATAACATCTGCAATGGCGTTCGGGGATGCAGGAATGTTTGGCAACATGCAAATCGGAAAATGGCTGAAGTCGAATGACAATGCCCTCATAGACGATAGCACAGTTAATATTGTCGACGGGAAGGTAAAACAGGAGCTGTCTCTCAAGCTGCAGAATGTTGAGTGTGGAGAATTAGATTTAGAACTAGAGTGGATGCCCCTTGAGCAATAGGtaaataattcaattattttttgttcatcGTATTCAATAAAAACCTGTCGTTTTTGGTTGAGTTATGtatattgttgtatgaagacttagaaagagactctaagaaaagacagGGAGTGTTTGAAGCTAACGAAAGACTTGGCGCAAACTGAGCGtagtggcgttctaggattcatacaaccgacctcacttaatgggataaggttttgttgttgttgttgtatgtaTATTTTTGTATGGAATGGCACCATACACTAGTCTCCATCTTGTGTACTTGCTCATAGAAATTCGGTTGTCACTCCAGTTAATGAATTGCCGTTTGATTGGGAAAAATTAGATCATAAGTCCCTTAGTCACAATGGTTTTGCTTATTTCCATTGGAATCTTCTAGTTCTAGAAAAGAAGTTGACCTGGTTGAGATGAAATTAAAGGGAAGAGTAACCCTAACCATATGTTTACTTGGAACGGGAAAAGTCATGAATCGAGGGAAGAGTAACCCtaaccattttattattttatatgtcGGTAAACACGAGAAGTTGAGCAAAATTTTTgatttgaaaaattgaaattgctTTATTCAACTATTGAGAAAGTAAGTACTACTAGACTAAGagctaattaacaaaaaaaagaaatattactAAACTGAATCCGATTCTTGTACAAAGATCCGACGCAAGTAACCGTGTTCTTTATCATCATCTTCACTTTGATTGTCGATGATGCCATGACCCACAAGCTAACCCAAAGTCAACCAAGTGCTGTGAGCTGGACTAAAAGCCCAGCAACCGACAATTAATTTTAACAGGAGGATTTTCGccagatcctttttgtgagaatCTTGGAATCTTTCAAtatcgtacattgtgcagtAAACCTCTCTCTTAATTTTACTTCATTTTTGGCATTCCTTTGTGACAAGTTAGTCCTAACATACCACGAGGATGCTTACTTATTCCTTCATAGATCTCACATAATAAAAGCCATATCGATACATTACCAACCTACATCTAACAATAACACTTAAATCTTGAAATAGTATGAAATAATATTTATCTGAGCTGTCCATAAAATTAACGGTTTAGATTTTACATATAGAGATTTAATGGATTATTGCCCATTTAGATCATGTATAAAACGCGCACGGTATCATTAAGTGAGGCTATAGCCGGAATCTAAATTAAAAGCAACTCTAAGGCAAATTAACAaggatcaaacaaaaaaaaaaaaaaattggacatCTGCATCCTCTATCGCATATGATCTAACTCTTAAGTTTATTTAcacgaaaaaataaaaattaaagagtAGAAATCCAAAGAAGCATTAGGAGTCCTTTGAGACTGCTTATAAAATagctgaaaatgtttttgatgaaaatatttttagatctaATCTTTAGTCAAAATGCAAGCAAAAAAAGCATTTGAAGAAAGCATTTCGACTTAGTGTTTTTgcaatctaaaaatattttctctaaaaacgcaTTCAGTCATTTAAAAGCGGCTCCAAACTTATGTGCCCTTAATTATTACTTAATGTAATTACCTCAAGATGACGGTGATTCTGACGGTAAAGATTTATGCTTTCGGTACTTTAAGACGTAAACAATAGCGGAGGCCACAAATAGCGCGACACCTGCAATCCCACAGAGCAAGCTCACCACCAGCAACACGTCCTCCACGTGATCTCTACGCCTCCCGCCGTCACGTGCCACCACGCCCTTCCACCACGACGCGTCGGCGTCGCTCGAGTTCATCGCCTTTGGCTTCGGCAGTGCCGCGTCCCCCGCCGCCGGAGAATTTTCTCCTCCTCCCCCGCCGAAGAACGACTTCTCATCCGTCGGCGACTTCGCGCTTACCGGCCCCGGGTCCTGGTACACGAGGCCGTGATCAGACGGACGCAGCTCCCGCCCGTCAGATTCCATCGCCAGGGCCATCAGAAACACCGCGATCGCTGCTACTCCAACTTGGATGAAAAACGccatttctctccctctctgccCCTGCCTCTTCCTCTGTCTCCAGAGGGCTCAGGTCCACCAACGGCGTCgttttatatgatttttttttttctttttttgtctggATTCGGAAAACTGTGTTCTGGTTGTGGTTTGTCGGAGACCAGTGACGAATGAGCAGTggctgctctctctctctctctactctctctctccactGTATTGCAATATAGAATTCACAGAAGTCTATATAAGGACTTCAGTTGATTCAACGGTCGTCGTTTGCTTTATTGTACCGTTCTATTATCCATTCATAATAATTTCTCACACACCAACCTAAATCACTAGAAGTTTTTTCATTTTGTCGGAAAAAAGACTGATATATCAAATGTTATTATAAGTAGTAATattcatattatgtttttgtattatatttttataacatcttaaatgatatttgatgtaaaCAGTTACTTCATtcaaattaattagatttttaaatttagttaaaCATGGTATGAAAATGATGAATTCATGGTTTTATGCCTaatgaaaaatttgcaaaacccaaggaaaggaagGTGAAATACGCCTCGTAAgccataatcatcatttaattaactaatttttcttaattattagtttattaaataatgaactaaatttaaaaatctgattaattcaaatgatgtggctgtccacatcaaatgacACCTAAGATGGTATGGAAATGTGATACAAAAACACGGTATGAATAACATGACTCATATATAagtggatatttttttttataggttattaattttttaatataaatatctcATCCCTTGTACAATAACAAAAAGTTTATCACTAATGTTCCAGACACATTGGAATCTCTCCTAACATGCACTCTTTTATTCTTTTAGATTTTACACCCTGTAACAAtagaagagggaaaaaaaaaagaacatgatTTCATTGGAACAAATTGTATTTGATGGGAAATCTTGTTCTTAATCACTTTTTGTGGTTGGTATTGGATTGGATAGCTCGTTAGACTCCAAAAACACTTGATCAGATTGTTGACCACGTCGTTCATAGTCTCACAAAAGCTTGGGTTGCTTTACATCTCACCGAATCTCACACAACAACGTTTGTGGTAGGAGATACCTTAATCAGTGCTCTATCGATTTCTTCACCTAGACTCACATTATGTTGGAGGAAGAAATAGAAGTGAACTACCAAGTTTTGTCCAAGTTGAACTCAAGAATGAACTAGTCATGAATGAAATTATCACTTCCGATTCCCACCAATGTTAGGATATCAAGTTATCAACACCTTATAAAAAActtgaataatttaaaaatttagcCTTTCATTGCTCTAACATAGCTTGAATCTTTTGAGTTATCAAATCCAATCCAAGAAACCATCCATAATGATCATGTAATATGtgtgacataaaaaaaaaaaaaaaaaagatggccGGGTGAAGcttttgctttgtatttttgtaAAGCTTGATAAAGAATAGTCATGGTTCATCCGTGATGCCAAAAGTAGCTTAGTTTGTCATATTTTACTTTATTGTATTATAAacagaaaattatatttttattatctaTTTGTACAATCTTTCTGATAGAGATAGGACATACAAGTGTTGATGAACCCTACCTTTATTAGAGAGATAGTACAAATAATGACAAATAGATTGTAAGTGTAACACTACTTGACTGGAAATGACTTAAATTGGAAGCATCATTTAGGAGCTTAActtttttgatttatttttaacatGGGCTCAACTTTGGGTCTAAGTTGCTTCTGCTTCATTCTTTCTCTATTCTTCTTTAACTTCGatgacaaagaagaaaaagaaggagcaTCAAAATTTAACTGTTGACATTGACGGCGATAAGTAACCTTTGAACAAAATGCACATGAGATTTTTAAGCTGAGAAGAACTGTCATGCATATGAAATTTTCTCAGCACTCGATTTTTAACCTAATCATGTAATGTCGtgtgagaaaaataaaacaattgacCATCAAACATGATACACGACAATAAGTGATTGATTTAAgatagagaattgttattagcactccaaaaatctcatttggcacttcaaactttctaccattaaaaagaaaaatacacttatgagaagtgtaaaatgagatttttgaaatgttaataacagttcccttaaGATATTATCAACATAATATCTTAGCTGGTGGGAGTTTTTCGCGATTTAGCTATTATATACTTTTAAGAAATAGCATACATCTATGCATTTCTTTTTTACATTTACTATTGCTAGTCTTGGTGTCGATCTTTAGCCTTTAGATCTTTAGTCAAGGGCCAAAGTTCTTTTAGTCTGCACCCAAACCTAATGCttatgcttgcatttttttttaatttttcaaaagggATCATTTGATAGTTTTGTTACGGCAGTCTATTTTTTAGGGCCGGAAAAACTCATAGAGGCATTTTAGCCTTTCTTTGGCCACCATTGTGGGATTCACCAGTTCcagaaatcaaacccaaaacatACAATGTGAAATACGAGTCTAATATTCGTCTCTAACTACTAAATAATTCTGTGATGGTTTATGCTTATGTTTGTAGTAAGTGAGATATCTtatgtgtgtgtttatatatatatatatatatgaagtcgTTGGTCGTGACATGTATATGTCCACGTGTTCGAACAAGATAAGATAACTTGAAAATCCAGTCGTCCAATGGAAGTCTGTTTTGAGCACTCTCTCTCCCCTTGCTCTTTCTTTCAAACGAAACactaagatcatctccaaccgaaaggaccagagggctcgtgggccccacgaatctgaaagggccaaagggttgGCCCCATGCAGCTAGTCAGGGGCTGGCCAGAAATTCCAGcaatcctgtcggttatatccgacatgaATGCTTgaacaaaaatttgaatccaacggctagctgataCTAGTTAccattggattcaaatttttgggcctttccttttttttatttttttttattttttattttaatataaatacctaaaccattcattcaccattcctcacaaaatgaatattaaatttaagtttttttagtttttaaatttaagttaatgttgtttttaaatttaatttgtagttttaaatttaatttgtagtttttaaatttaatttgttgttcttaaatttaagttgtagtttttaaatataagttgcaatttttaaatttaagttgttgtttttaaatttaagttgttgtagtttttaaatttaaataacaaattgtgtttggccctatggctctttggccctcagttggatACGATTTTTTGTAacatggctaaaacgagccctatggccctcggttggaggtGGAGACAAATATGAcattgtactgttcattaaaatattaatatcttggaggatcAGAAGGCTAAAACGAACCATCTAACCAATCCTCAGTTGAAGATGGCCTAAGAGCTTGGTGGAGCACCTGCAGTTGCAGAGAGCTTCACAAAAATAACAAGACTTTTAGTAAATTCCTAGTTTACTCCCCATAGAAATGGGTAATTACTCAGAGGCCCACATTTGCCAATGCCTGACCCTCCTATCTACTCTCCGGCGCAATTCCGCGGTCACGATCACCGGCAACCGGCAAAAGACCGGCGAGGAATTCGTGGGTGGTGTCATGTATCTGGCCCAAGGCCTGCTCCAACTCGGCCTATGTTCCGGCGACGTCGTTTCCATTGCTGCCTTCAACAGGCGCCGCTTCACGTGTACAATGCTTTTCAAAGACTCAATAAACTAAGGACTTGTTGAGGATTTCTTCCAAATGAATAGCTTCTGCCCATAATTTTACTAAAAGCGTAACAAATTACTATGAATTCATAAGGTCTGTTTGGTAtcgtatttgaaattttttatcatttctcaaaacatttcttgaaaacaattttctgcATGATTAAAAAACTTGATTGATttgtgatttaaaaattttaaatcttacgacttaaaTGTTACATAACCGGCGCATACAATCTAAATGTTTTTGTTGCGGATTTACCAATTTGGAAAAGTATATTTACTTATTTCATTAATTATCTCCGATCTGTAGGTGGAGCGAACCCTGTTACAACATCCAGGGGTCACCGGCGTTGTCGTCGTCGGAATTCCGGATGCTCGTCTCTCCGAGATGGTTGTTGCTTGTGTTCAAATAAGAGAAGATTGTCAGTGGCTGAATACAAGCATCAAACACTCGGTCTCAAAACAAACGCCTCGCATCTCCAGTGAGATTCTTTGCCAATAttgtaaacaaaaatttgaCGGGGTAAGGAGCCAAGTAGTGTTCTCAAATTTCTCGTTCTTGCTTCGTGCGGAAAATTTTGTACACGTTTGCACTTACCATAAAATgcttaacatttttcttatgATCTTTGCAGGTTTAAGATATCAAAAATATTCATTCCATGGAAGAAGCCATTTCCGGCAACTACGACCGGAAAAATCAGAAGAGACCAAGTCCGGGAAGAAGCTGTATTTCATCTGCAACATTTGA
This genomic stretch from Pyrus communis chromosome 2, drPyrComm1.1, whole genome shotgun sequence harbors:
- the LOC137725602 gene encoding probable ADP-ribosylation factor GTPase-activating protein AGD13 isoform X1, whose protein sequence is MNHRSMELGRPASGKRRLKDLLIQKDNRNCADCGATDPKWASANIGVFICLKCCGVHRSLGTHISKVLSVTLDEWSDDEIDAMIEVGGNSSANSIYEAFIPVGVSKPGPDAGHEERSKFIRSKYELQDFLKPSLRINSGPSRKNTLQSTLQSNSFSRKIIDSFRSNSSQKSQEGMVEFIGLLKVKVIRGTNLAIRDMMTSDPYVILTLGQQTLRTTVIKSNLNPVWNEELMLSVPEQFGPLQLQVFDYDTFSADDIMGEAEVDLQPLITSAMAFGDAGMFGNMQIGKWLKSNDNALIDDSTVNIVDGKVKQELSLKLQNVECGELDLELEWMPLEQ
- the LOC137725602 gene encoding probable ADP-ribosylation factor GTPase-activating protein AGD13 isoform X2 — its product is MNHRSMELGRPASGKRRLKDLLIQKDNRNCADCGATDPKWASANIGVFICLKCCGVHRSLGTHISKVLSVTLDEWSDDEIDAMIEVGGNSSANSIYEAFIPVGVSKPGPDAGHEERSKFIRSKYELQDFLKPSLRINSGPSRKNTLQSTLQSNSFSRKIIDSFRSNSSQKSQEGMVEFIGLLKVKVIRGTNLAIRDMMTSDPYVILTLGQQTLRTTVIKSNLNPVWNEELMLSVPEQFGPLQLVFDYDTFSADDIMGEAEVDLQPLITSAMAFGDAGMFGNMQIGKWLKSNDNALIDDSTVNIVDGKVKQELSLKLQNVECGELDLELEWMPLEQ
- the LOC137725603 gene encoding uncharacterized protein codes for the protein MAFFIQVGVAAIAVFLMALAMESDGRELRPSDHGLVYQDPGPVSAKSPTDEKSFFGGGGGENSPAAGDAALPKPKAMNSSDADASWWKGVVARDGGRRRDHVEDVLLVVSLLCGIAGVALFVASAIVYVLKYRKHKSLPSESPSS